The sequence AGGACAAAGATAAAGAAGTAGGCGATCTTTAAGATCAAGTTAACGACTTCTTTACGAAAACCATTTTTGCGCGAGGCTAGAGTGGCTAAAATCGCCGCCCCATAGGCTTTAAATAGAGCGATCACCAACCATGCAACAAGCAAGATATACACCACGCCTAAATACATATCAAAGCGTGCAGGGGCAGGGTGGGGGTAGTAGAGAATGTCTATAGAGATGTCAAAGCTGTAGATGAATAAAAAAGTGGAGATGGGGGCTAGAATGCTGTTGCGGATTTTTTCTTGGATGTTGATGTTGGCATTCTTACGGGTAAAGCGCACACAATAATCAAGGGCTTTGACAAAGAGGGCTGTTACAAGCTGGCGCAAAGCGAGCAAGAACGCCAAGAGCCCTAAAGAGAGCAAGATTTTAGCATTTTGTAAGCCGTTCATGTCGGGGAAAATGTGGTTAATCGCCCCGGCGATGCGCTCTAATACCCATTGCATGTTGATGTTAAAAATAACGCTCTTGGCAAGGACATCTTTAGGGTGTTGTTGGATGTAGCGCAACACATCGATGTAGGTTTGTAACTTGATTTTATACTGCTCTAGGGCACTTTGCAGTTCGTGCTTTTTGATGTCTTCCAAGCGATCCGGAACAGCGTAGGTTTTGGCTGCATAAGTTTCTAGCTTGATTAAATAAGAGGCGCTGATAGACTTAATGTCTTTCTCTTGGCTAAAAAAGTCGGTGGAGGTGCGGATTTTTTTAAAAAGCCATACATGTCCGCTTCAACTTCTAGGTTTTTGAGTTGGAGCGTGTCTGTAAAGTAAGTGTAAATGTCGTTGCTTTTACTGCTTTTTAAAAGTGCCTTTTGTAAAGCGTGCTGTTGTTTTTCGTTTTCTTCAATATTGATGCCAATCCGCTCCCGTGTGTTTAAAAGTTGCAATGCAAAAGTGTGCATCAACTCGTTTCTTTGGTCGCTGTATAAAGAAACTTCCGTGTGCTTGCTGGGGTCTTTTTGGTAGCGGGTGATGACTTGGTTTAGCTGGTTGATTTGCTTTAATAAAAGGTGCAAATCCACTAAATCTAAGTCCCCACCCTCGTGGGTTTCAGCCCGCCCAAACCCCACAAAAACCACTAAAAAAAGCAAAGCAATAAAACGCATGTTCACTCCAAAACACATTGTTTAAAAGCATCCCCTCTGTGCTTGTAAGAGGCGAATTGATCTAAGCTTGCCGCACTGGGAGAGAGCATGCCGATGTCGCCTTGCTTTAAATTTTTCTTGATCTCTTGCACCGCCACTTCGATTTTACGGCATAAGTGGGCGGGGATGTTGTGTTCCTCAGCCATTTGCATGATCGCAGGCGCGCTCACCCCTATGGCATAAACCTCCGCTTGTAGGTTTGAAAGCGCTTCAAACAAAGGTTTTAAATCCACGCCCTTTGTGTCCCCACCTAAAATCAAGTGTATGTAGTTGTCTTGAAAACGCTCTAAGGCTTTCAGGGTTGCGTCTACATTGGTCGCCTTGCTGTCATCCACCCAAGTATTGCCACCTTTATCTGTAAAAATCTCGATGCGGTGGGGTTGGATCGCATAGCTATTTAGCAAGTCGTAATCGGCAACGCCCGTGTGTAATTTTGCGGCACTCAAAGCCAAGAGGGCATCGAGCAAAAAGGGTTCTTTAAAGCGCAACTTCGAAGCGTCTAGCCCCATTTTTTGCGCCAAATCTTTGGAGTTTTCATAAAAAATGCTCTCTGTCTTTGTGGCGTGCACGAGGGGGTGGTCTTTGAGTGGAGCGTGCAAAAAGGCGTG is a genomic window of Helicobacter sp. NHP19-012 containing:
- the murD gene encoding UDP-N-acetylmuramoyl-L-alanine--D-glutamate ligase — encoded protein: MISLLGYGQTNRAFAAYLHRKNIPYCIYDDHVLTPSLDTNQQKWLPSKMFNPYTSNLELVSPGIPFNHPLVVASKHLCSEYDYIKRLWESNRKDPLPTTIFISGTNGKTTTTKMLGLLLKNAQVGGNIGTPLIQLYTKSLELKPPYTWVLETSSFTLHYTNHLSPQTYVLLPLAQDHLSWHGNYENYVAAKLKPLSLMGAHTHAFLHAPLKDHPLVHATKTESIFYENSKDLAQKMGLDASKLRFKEPFLLDALLALSAAKLHTGVADYDLLNSYAIQPHRIEIFTDKGGNTWVDDSKATNVDATLKALERFQDNYIHLILGGDTKGVDLKPLFEALSNLQAEVYAIGVSAPAIMQMAEEHNIPAHLCRKIEVAVQEIKKNLKQGDIGMLSPSAASLDQFASYKHRGDAFKQCVLE